TGATCAATTCCATGATTGCCGAGGGATGGGCGTTGGCACATGTAATCAGCGCAGTGGAAAGTGAAGGGGGAAAAGGTGATGGAAAGGGAATATTCATTACACGGTACATTTTCAAAAAATAAGTGCCCTACTAAAAAAGAAAAGCCCCAATTTATGGGGCTTTTTTGTTTATTTATCAGCTTCAACAACCCTAGTCGACCATTCGTATCCTACCACCTACAAAGGTCTTCTTGTTCACTCGCTTTGGTTGTCCATATACCGTAACATCCCCACCGGCCTTTACGTCTATATCTATCCGTTCCGATGCGAATACCTCGGCTTCGCCCCCAGCGGAAATCTTTACTTCTGAGTTGGAAGTCCGCAAATCACTTCCTTCAAAAATACCTCCCGTATTAATGACTATGGATTGGTTTTCCGCTAAACCGGAAGCTTGTACAATACCTCCTGTCACTGCACGTATTTCAACTACCTGCACATCCATTCCAATGGTGATTTTACCCCCTTCCTGGGCCCTAAGCTCAATTTTGTTCTTCTTTACCATTTCATTGCAGGTAATCTCCGATCCTTCATTGGCATCGATAACATCCAAATCGGTATAATACACTTCTATGAAGGTATCTTCCCCGGTGAATTTCCTATCCAATTGCATTCGTAACTTAAGGACCCCATCCTTGTTCACCCATTTGATGTCATCCACATTTCTACCTTTGATCAAAATCTTATTTTCATCCGATTGGATCAAATTCACCTCAATCAAATCAAAGACCTTTACTGCATGAAATTCTCCAACGTCTTTATCAATAATGCGTTGCCCGAACAACGGCACGGTTAGTAAGACGAACAGAAGTGTACTGATTTTTCCCATGGTTTTCCTTTTTGTTTGTTAAATGATGAACAAAAAATAAGATTGTTACACTTTAGGGCACAATTCCAATACCAAATCTAAATCGCTCCGTAAGTTCCCGTCCACAACCCAAAAGGAACGTCAAATGTACCTAAGGGCTGTCCGTTATTAGGCATTGATAATCTTTTCTTGATGGTTGATGGATTCTTGGTGGATGGCCTTGAACATCTTAAGGACAAATTCCTCACTCAAACCACGTTGTTCCCCTTCCAAGATCATATTGCCCAAAATGGAATTCCATCTGTTGGTCTGAAGAACAGCTACGTTACGCTTCTTTTTCAATTCACCGATACCATCGGAGACTTTCATCCTTTTACCCAATAAATCAATCAGTTCATTGTCCAAAACATCGATCTGGGCCCTAAGATTGGCCAATTGTGCATTGTATTCCGCTGCTTCATCAGTTTCTTTCCGCATTTTTAAATCTTTGAACATTTGTTTTAACGAGGTGGGTGTTACTTGTTGTGCGGCATCACTCCAAGCATTATCTGGATCAGTATGGGTTTCTATCATCAGTCCATCAAAATTTAGATCCAGTGCGGTCTGGGAAATATCAAATACCAATTCACGTTTTCCAGTGATATGACTGGGGTCATTTATCAATGGCAGATCAGGAAACTTGGTCTGCAATTCTATAGCCAATTGCCATTCGGGAATATTCCGATATTTTGTTTTTTGATACGTGGAAAATCCTCGATGGATAACTCCCAATTTTTTGATATTGGCCTTGGACAAACGTTCCACTGCTCCCAACCAAAGGGACAAGTCCGGGTTGACCGGGTTTTTGACCAAAACTACCTTGTCCGTACCTTTCAGGGCATCTGCAATCTCCTGAACAATAAATGGGCTTACTGTGGAACGGGCACCTATCCATAACAAATCGATATCATGCTCCAAAGCCAAATCCACATGTGTTCTATTGGCAACCTCGGTGGCTGTTTTTAAACCTGTTTCTTCCTTGACTTTTTGCAACCATTTAAGGCCTATGGCACCTACACCTTCAAAATTCCCCGGTCTTGTCCGTGGTTTCCATATTCCCGCGCGATAGTAACTTACGTCAGAATCCTTAAGTTCATTTGCAATTTGCAATACTTGGTCTTCGGTTTCCGCACTACAAGGCCCGGCAATCACCAGTGGATGAGGCAATTGTAAATCATCCAACCATGTTCTTAATTCCTTTGAATTTTCCATTTCATTTAGGTGTTTTAGTAAGTGGTATTCCTTTTAAAATTTGCTTTATTCTATTGGTATTGTTCATTTGATCATGAATGCCCTTAAAATTATCCTCTTCCATAAGCTGTTTAAAGGACTCTAAATTTTTGATGTATTCTTCCAGGCTCTTGATCACATTGTCCTTGTTCTGTTCAAAAATTGGGGTCCACATATCCGGTGAGCTTTTGGCCAGGCGGACCGTACTTTCAAATCCACTTCCGGCCATATCAAAAATATCCCGTTCGTTCTGTTCTTCCTTTATTACCGTCTTTCCCAACATAAAGGAACTAATGTGCGATAAATGGGACACATAGGCAATGTGCTTGTCGTGCGCTTCAGGGTTCATATAGCGGATACGCATTCCCAGTTTTTGGAAAAGTCCCAGTGCTTTTTCCTGTAACTTAAAAGCCGTTTTTTCCACTTCACAGATAATGTTCGTTTTTCCGTCGTACAAACCATCAAAAGCCGCAGAAGGTCCGGAAAACTCCGTTCCCGCAATAGGATGACATGCCAAAAAATTCCTTCTCTTGGGATGGTTTTCCACACTTTGGCAAATGGCAGCCTTGGTAGAGCCCGCATCCAGTACCAAGCAATCATCATTCACGTTGTTCAGGATTTTGGGAAGTTCAATGACCAACGCATCTACGGGAATGGCCAACAGTACCATATTGGCCCGATCTAAGGTGCGTTCCGTTCCCTTTTCATCGATCAACCCCAATTGCAAAGCTTCGGAAAGGTTATTTTCATCCTTGTCAAATCCAATGATCCTGGATTCCGGAAACAAGCGTTTTAGCCCCTTTGCAAAAGATCCCCCGATCAAACCAATACCCACAATAACTATACTTTCCATACTAAAATCGCGCTATGGCCTTTTTGATTTCTTCCTCTTTCACACATAATGAAAAGCGAATATACCCTTCTCCATTACTACCGAATATGGTTCCGGGGGCAATGAAAATGTCTTTGTCATAAAGGACTTCATCTATAAAATCCTCAGATGGTTTTGCTCCTTTGGGCAACTTGGCCCAAACAAACATTCCGGCCGCATCCGTATCATAGGCACACCCCAATTTGTCCACTAACTGGAACATCAGTTCCCTTCTGGCATTATAGGTTTCATTCAACTGTTGAAACCAACCCTTTCCGCTGTGCAATGCCGAAATTGCCCCTTTTTGGATTCCATAAAACATTCCGGAATCCATATTGCTTTTTACCTTTAACACCGCCAGGATATGTTCTGCACTTCCCATGACCATACCCACCCGCCAACCAGCGAGATTAAATGTTTTACTCAGGGAATTCAATTCCAAAGCATGGTCTTTGGCTCCTAAAATTTGTAAAATACTGGTAGGTGCATCATTCAAAACAAAGCTGTAGGGATTATCATTTACCAATAAAATATTGTGATTGCGGGCAAATGTCAACAATGCTTCCATTTTATCCATGGTAATCTTGGCTCCGGTCGGCATATTGGGATAGCTGATCCACATAAGCTTGACCTTGGACAGGTCCATTTGTTCAATGGCCTCCAAATCCGGCAACCAACCATTTTCTTCCGTTAGATCATATTCCATTGGAATGGCCCCAATCAACCTTGTTACGGAAGTGTAGGTAGGATAACCGGGATTGGGTACCAGAACCCCATCACCTACATTGAGGAAGGCAAGACTAATGTGCATAATACCTTCCTTGGAACCAATTAGGGGCAACAGTTCGTTCTGGGGATTGATGGTAACCCCAAAGCGTTCTTTATAAAAATCCGCCATAGCTTC
The sequence above is a segment of the Muricauda sp. SCSIO 64092 genome. Coding sequences within it:
- a CDS encoding head GIN domain-containing protein translates to MGKISTLLFVLLTVPLFGQRIIDKDVGEFHAVKVFDLIEVNLIQSDENKILIKGRNVDDIKWVNKDGVLKLRMQLDRKFTGEDTFIEVYYTDLDVIDANEGSEITCNEMVKKNKIELRAQEGGKITIGMDVQVVEIRAVTGGIVQASGLAENQSIVINTGGIFEGSDLRTSNSEVKISAGGEAEVFASERIDIDVKAGGDVTVYGQPKRVNKKTFVGGRIRMVD
- a CDS encoding bifunctional 3-deoxy-7-phosphoheptulonate synthase/chorismate mutase type II — translated: MENSKELRTWLDDLQLPHPLVIAGPCSAETEDQVLQIANELKDSDVSYYRAGIWKPRTRPGNFEGVGAIGLKWLQKVKEETGLKTATEVANRTHVDLALEHDIDLLWIGARSTVSPFIVQEIADALKGTDKVVLVKNPVNPDLSLWLGAVERLSKANIKKLGVIHRGFSTYQKTKYRNIPEWQLAIELQTKFPDLPLINDPSHITGKRELVFDISQTALDLNFDGLMIETHTDPDNAWSDAAQQVTPTSLKQMFKDLKMRKETDEAAEYNAQLANLRAQIDVLDNELIDLLGKRMKVSDGIGELKKKRNVAVLQTNRWNSILGNMILEGEQRGLSEEFVLKMFKAIHQESINHQEKIINA
- a CDS encoding prephenate dehydrogenase, whose amino-acid sequence is MESIVIVGIGLIGGSFAKGLKRLFPESRIIGFDKDENNLSEALQLGLIDEKGTERTLDRANMVLLAIPVDALVIELPKILNNVNDDCLVLDAGSTKAAICQSVENHPKRRNFLACHPIAGTEFSGPSAAFDGLYDGKTNIICEVEKTAFKLQEKALGLFQKLGMRIRYMNPEAHDKHIAYVSHLSHISSFMLGKTVIKEEQNERDIFDMAGSGFESTVRLAKSSPDMWTPIFEQNKDNVIKSLEEYIKNLESFKQLMEEDNFKGIHDQMNNTNRIKQILKGIPLTKTPK
- a CDS encoding pyridoxal phosphate-dependent aminotransferase; translation: MITAKRLDSVQEYYFSKKLREVRALVAKGRPIINMGIGSPDLAPPPQALKGLSATLHQEGAHQYQSYQGLPELREAMADFYKERFGVTINPQNELLPLIGSKEGIMHISLAFLNVGDGVLVPNPGYPTYTSVTRLIGAIPMEYDLTEENGWLPDLEAIEQMDLSKVKLMWISYPNMPTGAKITMDKMEALLTFARNHNILLVNDNPYSFVLNDAPTSILQILGAKDHALELNSLSKTFNLAGWRVGMVMGSAEHILAVLKVKSNMDSGMFYGIQKGAISALHSGKGWFQQLNETYNARRELMFQLVDKLGCAYDTDAAGMFVWAKLPKGAKPSEDFIDEVLYDKDIFIAPGTIFGSNGEGYIRFSLCVKEEEIKKAIARF